The following coding sequences are from one Amyelois transitella isolate CPQ chromosome 23, ilAmyTran1.1, whole genome shotgun sequence window:
- the LOC106140289 gene encoding zinc finger protein on ecdysone puffs isoform X4: MIVVTFQIGDQEDQNQSTSSEQAENKEDADKKEPNKSRYDEIEKALLKCHICNKSMWDGRSFENHLNGRAHGIMMQKTAESYALTADTMRQEIKIREMKRTRKTGQQPARDFYCAMCDMYAADGPIHRTTVGHRKLKKYLHPTCTSCHKEMPTRIELDEHRLTAEHMKVMQEKQEVVTKPKPEVMVISTLNMEQMYLREDRHRWRRGDHYDDRRNRDNRNEKDEVKKEKDGEEPMEAEVKQEPEEKKQEELDSENTVLDYKEGDDVANITEDMYPAYSTERGVGRSFLSPFRCVECKLCRKLLDSDETAELHLRTWRHHQLFLRLLADKAAANKQQQEVNQDVTEQPAETEDNVHKRTMDSEENGNWKRRKTNASDEANGLDDNDDVHMKDEPRSDVEAELEAEPNSEDLEDWGDQAEEEQDNVPEAEKEVPVKKEPSPEPEPPAAPATPSAADRAPRGRGRGRGRGRGRGRY; this comes from the exons ATGATCGTGGTTACGTTCCAAATAGG CGATCAAGAGGACCAGAACCAAAGCACCAGCTCCGAGCAGGCGGAGAACAAAGAAGACGCAGACAAGAAGGAGCCAAACAAGTCCCGTTACGATGAGATTGAGAAGGCTTTGCTCAAGTGCCACATTTGCAACAAGAGCATGTGGGATGGAAGGTCGTTTGAGAACCATCTGAATGGGAGAGCTCACGGGATCATGATGCAGAAGACTGCTGAGAGCTACGCTTTGACAGCGGATACTATGAGGCAGGAGATTAAG attCGCGAGATGAAACGCACTCGCAAGACGGGTCAACAacccgcccgcgacttctacTGCGCTATGTGCGACATGTACGCAGCCGACGGGCCGATACACCGGACGACCGTTGGTCATCGGAAACTCAAGAAATATCTCCATCCCACTTGCACCTCATGCCATAAGGAGATGCCGACAAGGATAGAATTGGACGAGCATCGTCTGACTGCCGAGCATATGAAGGTTATGCAGGAAAAACAAGAGGTGGTCACCAAGCCTAAGCCTGAAG TAATGGTGATATCCACTCTGAACATGGAGCAGATGTACTTGCGCGAAGACCGCCACCGCTGGAGGCGCGGCGACCATTACGACGACAGGAGGAACAGGGACAACAGGAATGAGAAG gaCGAAGTTAAGAAGGAAAAAGATGGTGAAGAGCCCATGGAGGCTGAAGTGAAGCAGGAGCCTGAGGAGAAGAAGCAGGAGGAATTGGACTCGGAGAATACTGTTCTTGACTACAAAGAGGGTGATGATGTTGCCAACATCACCGAGGATATGTATCCAGCTTACAG CACTGAACGCGGCGTGGGCCGCTCGTTCCTGTCCCCGTTCCGCTGCGTGGAGTGCAAGCTGTGCCGCAAGCTGCTGGACTCTGATGAGACCGCGGAGCTCCATCTGAGGACTTGGAGGCACCACCAGCTGTTCCTCAGGCTCCTGGCTGACAAGGCAGCCGCTAACAAG cAACAGCAAGAAGTTAACCAAGATGTCACCGAGCAGCCCGCTGAGACGGAGGACAACGTCCACAAACGCACCATGGACAGCGAAGAGAACGGCAACTGGAAGAGACGCAAGACCAACGCCAGTGATGAGGCAAATGGCTTGGACGACAATGATGATGTTCATATGAAAG ATGAGCCCCGCAGTGACGTGGAAGCAGAGTTGGAGGCCGAGCCCAACTCTGAGGACCTTGAGGATTGGGGCGATCAGGCTGAAGAAGAACAGGATAATG tacCCGAAGCAGAAAAAGAGGTTCCGGTAAAGAAGGAGCCGTCCCCGGAACCGGAACCGCCAGCGGCGCCCGCGACTCCCTCCGCCGCCGACAGGGCTCCTCGCGGGCGAGGGCGGGGCCGCGGCCGCGGGCGGGGGCGCGGGCGGTATTAG
- the LOC106140289 gene encoding zinc finger protein on ecdysone puffs isoform X3: MIVVTFQIGSDQEDQNQSTSSEQAENKEDADKKEPNKSRYDEIEKALLKCHICNKSMWDGRSFENHLNGRAHGIMMQKTAESYALTADTMRQEIKIREMKRTRKTGQQPARDFYCAMCDMYAADGPIHRTTVGHRKLKKYLHPTCTSCHKEMPTRIELDEHRLTAEHMKVMQEKQEVVTKPKPEVMVISTLNMEQMYLREDRHRWRRGDHYDDRRNRDNRNEKDEVKKEKDGEEPMEAEVKQEPEEKKQEELDSENTVLDYKEGDDVANITEDMYPAYSTERGVGRSFLSPFRCVECKLCRKLLDSDETAELHLRTWRHHQLFLRLLADKAAANKQQQEVNQDVTEQPAETEDNVHKRTMDSEENGNWKRRKTNASDEANGLDDNDDVHMKDEPRSDVEAELEAEPNSEDLEDWGDQAEEEQDNVPEAEKEVPVKKEPSPEPEPPAAPATPSAADRAPRGRGRGRGRGRGRGRY, from the exons ATGATCGTGGTTACGTTCCAAATAGG CAGCGATCAAGAGGACCAGAACCAAAGCACCAGCTCCGAGCAGGCGGAGAACAAAGAAGACGCAGACAAGAAGGAGCCAAACAAGTCCCGTTACGATGAGATTGAGAAGGCTTTGCTCAAGTGCCACATTTGCAACAAGAGCATGTGGGATGGAAGGTCGTTTGAGAACCATCTGAATGGGAGAGCTCACGGGATCATGATGCAGAAGACTGCTGAGAGCTACGCTTTGACAGCGGATACTATGAGGCAGGAGATTAAG attCGCGAGATGAAACGCACTCGCAAGACGGGTCAACAacccgcccgcgacttctacTGCGCTATGTGCGACATGTACGCAGCCGACGGGCCGATACACCGGACGACCGTTGGTCATCGGAAACTCAAGAAATATCTCCATCCCACTTGCACCTCATGCCATAAGGAGATGCCGACAAGGATAGAATTGGACGAGCATCGTCTGACTGCCGAGCATATGAAGGTTATGCAGGAAAAACAAGAGGTGGTCACCAAGCCTAAGCCTGAAG TAATGGTGATATCCACTCTGAACATGGAGCAGATGTACTTGCGCGAAGACCGCCACCGCTGGAGGCGCGGCGACCATTACGACGACAGGAGGAACAGGGACAACAGGAATGAGAAG gaCGAAGTTAAGAAGGAAAAAGATGGTGAAGAGCCCATGGAGGCTGAAGTGAAGCAGGAGCCTGAGGAGAAGAAGCAGGAGGAATTGGACTCGGAGAATACTGTTCTTGACTACAAAGAGGGTGATGATGTTGCCAACATCACCGAGGATATGTATCCAGCTTACAG CACTGAACGCGGCGTGGGCCGCTCGTTCCTGTCCCCGTTCCGCTGCGTGGAGTGCAAGCTGTGCCGCAAGCTGCTGGACTCTGATGAGACCGCGGAGCTCCATCTGAGGACTTGGAGGCACCACCAGCTGTTCCTCAGGCTCCTGGCTGACAAGGCAGCCGCTAACAAG cAACAGCAAGAAGTTAACCAAGATGTCACCGAGCAGCCCGCTGAGACGGAGGACAACGTCCACAAACGCACCATGGACAGCGAAGAGAACGGCAACTGGAAGAGACGCAAGACCAACGCCAGTGATGAGGCAAATGGCTTGGACGACAATGATGATGTTCATATGAAAG ATGAGCCCCGCAGTGACGTGGAAGCAGAGTTGGAGGCCGAGCCCAACTCTGAGGACCTTGAGGATTGGGGCGATCAGGCTGAAGAAGAACAGGATAATG tacCCGAAGCAGAAAAAGAGGTTCCGGTAAAGAAGGAGCCGTCCCCGGAACCGGAACCGCCAGCGGCGCCCGCGACTCCCTCCGCCGCCGACAGGGCTCCTCGCGGGCGAGGGCGGGGCCGCGGCCGCGGGCGGGGGCGCGGGCGGTATTAG
- the LOC106140289 gene encoding zinc finger protein on ecdysone puffs isoform X1, translating to MANRRPQTGGRRPDFARNDRNKNFGGRTGVSPWQGGGGPGNGLPNLLPLAGGSTEATLALASNIINLLQPRQNPVPSLLDMPIRRDFGGNMGRYDRGYVPNRMGNQGNFRRTGNYNRAGERMHNRKPSKPNDGQRQQNKSSVKKDADSKAKPVKESSDQEDQNQSTSSEQAENKEDADKKEPNKSRYDEIEKALLKCHICNKSMWDGRSFENHLNGRAHGIMMQKTAESYALTADTMRQEIKIREMKRTRKTGQQPARDFYCAMCDMYAADGPIHRTTVGHRKLKKYLHPTCTSCHKEMPTRIELDEHRLTAEHMKVMQEKQEVVTKPKPEVMVISTLNMEQMYLREDRHRWRRGDHYDDRRNRDNRNEKDEVKKEKDGEEPMEAEVKQEPEEKKQEELDSENTVLDYKEGDDVANITEDMYPAYSTERGVGRSFLSPFRCVECKLCRKLLDSDETAELHLRTWRHHQLFLRLLADKAAANKQQQEVNQDVTEQPAETEDNVHKRTMDSEENGNWKRRKTNASDEANGLDDNDDVHMKDEPRSDVEAELEAEPNSEDLEDWGDQAEEEQDNVPEAEKEVPVKKEPSPEPEPPAAPATPSAADRAPRGRGRGRGRGRGRGRY from the exons ATGGCGAACCGAAGACCTCAAACTGGTGGACGGCGACCGGATTTCGCGCGCAATGACCGCAACAAGAACTTTGGTGGTCGCACGGGAGTGTCACCCTGGCAGGGCGGCGGCGGCCCCGGAAATGGCCTACCTAACCTGCTCCCTTTGGCGGGAGGATCTACTGAAGCTACCTTGGCCCTAGCCAGCAATATCATCAACTTACTCCAACCGCGCCAGAACCCTGTGCCATCTCTCCTGGACATGCCTATAAGACGTGACTTTGGCGGCAATATGGGTCGGTATGATCGTGGTTACGTTCCAAATAGG ATGGGCAATCAGGGTAATTTCCGGCGTACGGGAAATTACAATCGCGCTGGTGAGCGTATGCACAATCGTAAACCGTCCAAGCCCAATGACGGGCAAAGGCAGCAAAACAAGAGCTCCGTGAAAAAGGATGCCGATTCCAAGGCCAAACCTGTCAAGGAGAG CAGCGATCAAGAGGACCAGAACCAAAGCACCAGCTCCGAGCAGGCGGAGAACAAAGAAGACGCAGACAAGAAGGAGCCAAACAAGTCCCGTTACGATGAGATTGAGAAGGCTTTGCTCAAGTGCCACATTTGCAACAAGAGCATGTGGGATGGAAGGTCGTTTGAGAACCATCTGAATGGGAGAGCTCACGGGATCATGATGCAGAAGACTGCTGAGAGCTACGCTTTGACAGCGGATACTATGAGGCAGGAGATTAAG attCGCGAGATGAAACGCACTCGCAAGACGGGTCAACAacccgcccgcgacttctacTGCGCTATGTGCGACATGTACGCAGCCGACGGGCCGATACACCGGACGACCGTTGGTCATCGGAAACTCAAGAAATATCTCCATCCCACTTGCACCTCATGCCATAAGGAGATGCCGACAAGGATAGAATTGGACGAGCATCGTCTGACTGCCGAGCATATGAAGGTTATGCAGGAAAAACAAGAGGTGGTCACCAAGCCTAAGCCTGAAG TAATGGTGATATCCACTCTGAACATGGAGCAGATGTACTTGCGCGAAGACCGCCACCGCTGGAGGCGCGGCGACCATTACGACGACAGGAGGAACAGGGACAACAGGAATGAGAAG gaCGAAGTTAAGAAGGAAAAAGATGGTGAAGAGCCCATGGAGGCTGAAGTGAAGCAGGAGCCTGAGGAGAAGAAGCAGGAGGAATTGGACTCGGAGAATACTGTTCTTGACTACAAAGAGGGTGATGATGTTGCCAACATCACCGAGGATATGTATCCAGCTTACAG CACTGAACGCGGCGTGGGCCGCTCGTTCCTGTCCCCGTTCCGCTGCGTGGAGTGCAAGCTGTGCCGCAAGCTGCTGGACTCTGATGAGACCGCGGAGCTCCATCTGAGGACTTGGAGGCACCACCAGCTGTTCCTCAGGCTCCTGGCTGACAAGGCAGCCGCTAACAAG cAACAGCAAGAAGTTAACCAAGATGTCACCGAGCAGCCCGCTGAGACGGAGGACAACGTCCACAAACGCACCATGGACAGCGAAGAGAACGGCAACTGGAAGAGACGCAAGACCAACGCCAGTGATGAGGCAAATGGCTTGGACGACAATGATGATGTTCATATGAAAG ATGAGCCCCGCAGTGACGTGGAAGCAGAGTTGGAGGCCGAGCCCAACTCTGAGGACCTTGAGGATTGGGGCGATCAGGCTGAAGAAGAACAGGATAATG tacCCGAAGCAGAAAAAGAGGTTCCGGTAAAGAAGGAGCCGTCCCCGGAACCGGAACCGCCAGCGGCGCCCGCGACTCCCTCCGCCGCCGACAGGGCTCCTCGCGGGCGAGGGCGGGGCCGCGGCCGCGGGCGGGGGCGCGGGCGGTATTAG
- the LOC106140289 gene encoding zinc finger protein on ecdysone puffs isoform X2, which produces MANRRPQTGGRRPDFARNDRNKNFGGRTGVSPWQGGGGPGNGLPNLLPLAGGSTEATLALASNIINLLQPRQNPVPSLLDMPIRRDFGGNMGRYDRGYVPNRMGNQGNFRRTGNYNRAGERMHNRKPSKPNDGQRQQNKSSVKKDADSKAKPVKESDQEDQNQSTSSEQAENKEDADKKEPNKSRYDEIEKALLKCHICNKSMWDGRSFENHLNGRAHGIMMQKTAESYALTADTMRQEIKIREMKRTRKTGQQPARDFYCAMCDMYAADGPIHRTTVGHRKLKKYLHPTCTSCHKEMPTRIELDEHRLTAEHMKVMQEKQEVVTKPKPEVMVISTLNMEQMYLREDRHRWRRGDHYDDRRNRDNRNEKDEVKKEKDGEEPMEAEVKQEPEEKKQEELDSENTVLDYKEGDDVANITEDMYPAYSTERGVGRSFLSPFRCVECKLCRKLLDSDETAELHLRTWRHHQLFLRLLADKAAANKQQQEVNQDVTEQPAETEDNVHKRTMDSEENGNWKRRKTNASDEANGLDDNDDVHMKDEPRSDVEAELEAEPNSEDLEDWGDQAEEEQDNVPEAEKEVPVKKEPSPEPEPPAAPATPSAADRAPRGRGRGRGRGRGRGRY; this is translated from the exons ATGGCGAACCGAAGACCTCAAACTGGTGGACGGCGACCGGATTTCGCGCGCAATGACCGCAACAAGAACTTTGGTGGTCGCACGGGAGTGTCACCCTGGCAGGGCGGCGGCGGCCCCGGAAATGGCCTACCTAACCTGCTCCCTTTGGCGGGAGGATCTACTGAAGCTACCTTGGCCCTAGCCAGCAATATCATCAACTTACTCCAACCGCGCCAGAACCCTGTGCCATCTCTCCTGGACATGCCTATAAGACGTGACTTTGGCGGCAATATGGGTCGGTATGATCGTGGTTACGTTCCAAATAGG ATGGGCAATCAGGGTAATTTCCGGCGTACGGGAAATTACAATCGCGCTGGTGAGCGTATGCACAATCGTAAACCGTCCAAGCCCAATGACGGGCAAAGGCAGCAAAACAAGAGCTCCGTGAAAAAGGATGCCGATTCCAAGGCCAAACCTGTCAAGGAGAG CGATCAAGAGGACCAGAACCAAAGCACCAGCTCCGAGCAGGCGGAGAACAAAGAAGACGCAGACAAGAAGGAGCCAAACAAGTCCCGTTACGATGAGATTGAGAAGGCTTTGCTCAAGTGCCACATTTGCAACAAGAGCATGTGGGATGGAAGGTCGTTTGAGAACCATCTGAATGGGAGAGCTCACGGGATCATGATGCAGAAGACTGCTGAGAGCTACGCTTTGACAGCGGATACTATGAGGCAGGAGATTAAG attCGCGAGATGAAACGCACTCGCAAGACGGGTCAACAacccgcccgcgacttctacTGCGCTATGTGCGACATGTACGCAGCCGACGGGCCGATACACCGGACGACCGTTGGTCATCGGAAACTCAAGAAATATCTCCATCCCACTTGCACCTCATGCCATAAGGAGATGCCGACAAGGATAGAATTGGACGAGCATCGTCTGACTGCCGAGCATATGAAGGTTATGCAGGAAAAACAAGAGGTGGTCACCAAGCCTAAGCCTGAAG TAATGGTGATATCCACTCTGAACATGGAGCAGATGTACTTGCGCGAAGACCGCCACCGCTGGAGGCGCGGCGACCATTACGACGACAGGAGGAACAGGGACAACAGGAATGAGAAG gaCGAAGTTAAGAAGGAAAAAGATGGTGAAGAGCCCATGGAGGCTGAAGTGAAGCAGGAGCCTGAGGAGAAGAAGCAGGAGGAATTGGACTCGGAGAATACTGTTCTTGACTACAAAGAGGGTGATGATGTTGCCAACATCACCGAGGATATGTATCCAGCTTACAG CACTGAACGCGGCGTGGGCCGCTCGTTCCTGTCCCCGTTCCGCTGCGTGGAGTGCAAGCTGTGCCGCAAGCTGCTGGACTCTGATGAGACCGCGGAGCTCCATCTGAGGACTTGGAGGCACCACCAGCTGTTCCTCAGGCTCCTGGCTGACAAGGCAGCCGCTAACAAG cAACAGCAAGAAGTTAACCAAGATGTCACCGAGCAGCCCGCTGAGACGGAGGACAACGTCCACAAACGCACCATGGACAGCGAAGAGAACGGCAACTGGAAGAGACGCAAGACCAACGCCAGTGATGAGGCAAATGGCTTGGACGACAATGATGATGTTCATATGAAAG ATGAGCCCCGCAGTGACGTGGAAGCAGAGTTGGAGGCCGAGCCCAACTCTGAGGACCTTGAGGATTGGGGCGATCAGGCTGAAGAAGAACAGGATAATG tacCCGAAGCAGAAAAAGAGGTTCCGGTAAAGAAGGAGCCGTCCCCGGAACCGGAACCGCCAGCGGCGCCCGCGACTCCCTCCGCCGCCGACAGGGCTCCTCGCGGGCGAGGGCGGGGCCGCGGCCGCGGGCGGGGGCGCGGGCGGTATTAG